A genomic region of Halomonas aestuarii contains the following coding sequences:
- the hfq gene encoding RNA chaperone Hfq, which produces MSKGQSLQDPYLNILRKERIPVSIFLVNGIKLQGQIESFDQFVILLRNTVSQMVYKHAISTVVPSRNVRLPAPDAGVPSDTDA; this is translated from the coding sequence ATGTCCAAAGGGCAGTCCCTTCAAGACCCGTACCTGAACATTCTGCGCAAGGAGCGCATTCCGGTATCGATTTTCCTGGTCAACGGCATCAAGCTGCAGGGCCAGATCGAATCCTTCGATCAGTTCGTCATCCTGCTGCGCAACACGGTCAGCCAGATGGTCTACAAGCACGCCATTTCCACCGTGGTGCCGTCGCGCAACGTGCGCCTGCCGGCCCCGGACGCCGGCGTGCCGTCGGACACTGATGCGTGA
- the hflK gene encoding FtsH protease activity modulator HflK, which translates to MAWNEPGGGNQHDPWSGGGRGGNDGGKGGGNQGPPDLDEALKKFQDKLNNMLGGRGGKRGGTGGKGGGGKPRNAFTLPGLLIVVALAIWAASGFYLVDQSERGVVLRFGKFQEVVTPGLQWNPPLIDDVRMVNVTRVRSLTQTQSMLTQDENIVSVEISAQYQVADPRSYVLNVRNPELSLENALDSALRHVVGGTDMIDILTSGREILGSSVNSRLQSYLDSYGTGILLQTLNVESTAPPDPVQDAFDDVIRAREDRQRTINQALAYANAVIPAAQGQAQRLVEQGQGYRESVVAEAEGQASRFNALLTQYQDAPAIMRERLYLDTMSEVYGETAKVMVDVSENSPLMVLPLDRLGSGTSGASGQAGDDESLDPRVLERLGASQSSSRNSSNSNSSNGIRREGRQ; encoded by the coding sequence ATGGCCTGGAATGAGCCTGGTGGTGGCAACCAGCACGACCCCTGGAGCGGTGGTGGTCGCGGTGGCAACGACGGTGGCAAGGGCGGCGGCAACCAGGGTCCGCCCGACCTCGATGAGGCCCTGAAGAAGTTTCAGGACAAGCTCAACAACATGCTCGGCGGCCGCGGTGGCAAGCGGGGCGGCACAGGCGGCAAGGGCGGCGGTGGCAAGCCGCGCAATGCCTTCACCCTGCCGGGCCTGCTGATCGTGGTGGCGCTGGCCATCTGGGCGGCCTCGGGCTTCTACCTGGTCGACCAGTCGGAGCGCGGCGTCGTGCTGCGCTTCGGCAAGTTCCAGGAGGTGGTCACCCCGGGCCTGCAGTGGAACCCGCCGCTGATCGATGACGTGCGCATGGTCAACGTGACCCGGGTCCGCTCGCTGACCCAGACCCAGTCCATGCTGACCCAGGACGAGAACATCGTCTCGGTCGAGATCTCGGCCCAGTATCAGGTCGCCGATCCCCGCTCCTACGTGCTCAACGTGCGCAACCCCGAGCTCAGCCTCGAGAACGCGCTGGACAGCGCGCTGCGCCACGTGGTCGGCGGCACCGACATGATCGACATCCTGACCTCCGGGCGCGAGATCCTGGGCAGTTCCGTGAACAGCCGGTTGCAGTCCTATCTCGACAGTTACGGCACCGGCATCCTGCTGCAGACCCTGAACGTCGAGTCCACCGCGCCGCCCGATCCGGTGCAGGATGCCTTCGACGACGTCATCCGGGCCCGCGAGGATCGCCAGCGCACCATCAACCAGGCGCTCGCCTACGCCAACGCCGTGATCCCGGCCGCCCAGGGTCAGGCACAGCGCCTGGTCGAGCAGGGCCAGGGCTACCGCGAATCCGTGGTCGCCGAGGCCGAAGGCCAGGCCAGCCGGTTCAACGCCCTCCTGACCCAGTACCAGGACGCCCCCGCGATCATGCGCGAACGCCTCTACCTCGACACCATGTCCGAGGTCTACGGCGAGACTGCCAAGGTGATGGTGGACGTGTCCGAGAACAGCCCGCTGATGGTCCTGCCGCTCGACCGTCTCGGCAGCGGCACCTCGGGTGCCAGCGGCCAGGCAGGCGACGACGAGAGCCTGGACCCGCGGGTCCTCGAGCGCCTCGGCGCCAGCCAGTCGTCGAGCCGTAACAGCAGCAACAGCAACAGCAGCAACGGCATCCGCAGGGAGGGGCGCCAATGA
- a CDS encoding ATP phosphoribosyltransferase regulatory subunit translates to MTIADRWLLPDGMDEVLPPQASRMEELRRALLDLYHCWGYDQVMPPPVEFLDSLLTGTGTDLDLQTFKLTDQMTGRMMGVSADVTPQVARMDAHSLRRQGPVRLCYCTNVLRAKADQFQGGRSPVQVGVELFGHAGLEADLEILRLALASLETAGAAEIHLALGHIGIYRSLVEAAGLDTEQERALFDALALKSPGELAARVEESVRDPGLAAMFLALGDLHGGLEVLEAAREAFEEAPQPVGAALEQLRALVDGVIAEYPGVEPYFDLAELRGYQYHTGMMFAAYVPHYGQALAKGGRYDDTGRAFGRARPATGFSMDLKLLATLSPGEPEPDGIWAPAEGEGLAEALQALRQRGERVVQALPGQRTGPAEHRCDRRLERIDGRWEPRFLETPQDRA, encoded by the coding sequence ATGACCATCGCTGACCGCTGGCTGCTCCCCGACGGCATGGACGAGGTTCTGCCGCCCCAGGCCAGTCGTATGGAGGAGCTGCGCCGAGCGCTGCTCGACCTCTATCACTGCTGGGGGTACGACCAGGTGATGCCGCCCCCGGTGGAGTTTCTCGACTCCCTGCTGACCGGCACCGGTACCGATCTCGACCTCCAGACCTTCAAGCTGACCGACCAGATGACCGGGCGCATGATGGGCGTCAGCGCCGATGTCACCCCCCAGGTGGCGCGCATGGATGCCCACTCCCTGCGCCGCCAGGGCCCGGTGCGGCTCTGCTACTGCACCAACGTGCTGCGCGCCAAGGCCGACCAGTTCCAGGGCGGTCGCAGCCCGGTGCAGGTCGGGGTGGAGCTGTTCGGCCATGCGGGCCTGGAGGCCGACCTGGAGATCCTGCGCCTGGCGCTGGCCAGCCTCGAGACGGCCGGTGCCGCGGAGATCCACCTGGCGCTGGGCCACATCGGCATCTACCGTAGCCTGGTGGAGGCCGCCGGCCTCGACACCGAGCAGGAGCGCGCGCTGTTCGATGCCCTGGCCCTCAAGTCGCCGGGGGAGCTCGCGGCGCGGGTCGAGGAGAGCGTGCGCGATCCGGGCCTGGCGGCGATGTTCCTGGCCCTGGGCGACCTGCACGGCGGGCTCGAGGTGCTGGAGGCGGCCCGCGAGGCCTTCGAGGAGGCGCCCCAGCCCGTGGGGGCGGCCCTGGAACAGCTGCGGGCCCTGGTCGACGGGGTGATCGCCGAGTATCCCGGCGTCGAGCCCTACTTCGACCTGGCCGAGCTGCGCGGCTATCAGTACCACACCGGCATGATGTTCGCCGCCTACGTGCCGCACTACGGCCAGGCCCTGGCCAAGGGCGGGCGCTACGACGACACCGGCCGGGCCTTCGGTCGTGCCCGGCCGGCCACCGGCTTTTCCATGGACCTGAAGCTGCTGGCCACCCTGTCGCCCGGCGAGCCCGAGCCCGACGGTATCTGGGCCCCGGCCGAGGGGGAGGGGCTGGCGGAAGCCCTTCAGGCCCTGCGCCAGCGGGGCGAGCGGGTCGTCCAGGCGC
- the hflC gene encoding protease modulator HflC, which yields MINNRSLLVVGGLAAIAWLASNSLYVVDETQRAVKLRFGEVIEEDIQPGLHVKVPITQTIRTFDTRVLTLDTDPSRYLTLEQKAVIVDSYVQWQVINPTRYYEATSGDELQAVRLIQPRVDESLRNEFGRLNLQQIISEKRDDLMSGPTNDLNALMRDELGVAILDIRVKRIDLPQDVSSAVYDRMRSERERQAREWRAQGQEESERIRANADRRRSVLLAQARARSETLRGEGDAEAAAIFSEAYGKDEEFFSFWRSLDAYRQSFQGDGNMLVLDPSSDFFQYLKSPTQVDD from the coding sequence ATGATCAACAATCGATCCCTGCTCGTCGTGGGCGGCCTGGCCGCCATCGCCTGGCTGGCCAGCAACAGCCTCTATGTGGTCGACGAGACCCAGCGTGCGGTCAAGCTTCGCTTCGGTGAGGTCATCGAGGAGGACATCCAGCCCGGGCTGCACGTCAAGGTGCCGATCACCCAGACGATTCGCACCTTCGATACCCGGGTGCTGACGCTGGACACCGATCCGAGCCGCTACCTGACCCTCGAGCAGAAGGCGGTGATCGTCGACTCCTACGTCCAGTGGCAGGTGATCAACCCCACTCGCTACTACGAGGCCACCTCCGGTGACGAGCTGCAGGCGGTGCGGCTGATCCAGCCGCGGGTCGACGAGAGCCTGCGTAACGAGTTCGGTCGCCTGAACCTGCAGCAGATCATCTCGGAGAAGCGCGATGACCTGATGAGCGGGCCCACCAATGACCTGAATGCGCTGATGCGCGACGAGCTGGGCGTGGCGATCCTCGATATCCGCGTCAAGCGCATCGACCTGCCCCAGGACGTCTCGTCGGCGGTCTATGACCGCATGCGCTCGGAGCGCGAGCGCCAGGCCCGCGAGTGGCGTGCCCAGGGGCAGGAGGAGTCCGAACGCATCCGCGCCAACGCCGATCGTCGGCGTTCGGTGCTGCTGGCCCAGGCGCGTGCCCGCTCGGAGACGCTGCGCGGCGAGGGCGATGCCGAGGCCGCGGCGATCTTCTCCGAGGCTTATGGCAAGGACGAGGAGTTCTTCAGCTTCTGGCGCAGCCTCGATGCCTATCGCCAGAGCTTCCAGGGCGACGGCAACATGCTGGTGCTGGACCCCTCCAGCGACTTCTTCCAGTACCTCAAGAGCCCGACTCAGGTCGACGACTGA
- the hflX gene encoding ribosome rescue GTPase HflX, with protein sequence MFFERPDAGETAILVHVDFQDEQEREDAGEFLELVRSAGAVPATLITGSRKRPDSRTFVGSGKLEELREAKAVHQAELVIFNHSLSPSQERNLERELKCRVIDRTGLILDIFAQRARTHEGKLQVELAQLEYMSTRLVRGWTHLERQKGGIGLRGPGETQLETDRRLLRGRIKAIHKRLDKVRSQRSQNRRARSRAEIPSVSLVGYTNAGKSTLFNALTSAEVYAADQLFATLDPTLRRLEIEDVGPVVLADTVGFIRHLPHKLVEAFRATLQEAAEASLLVHVIDAADPDRDLNVEQVEAVLEEIGAGDLPTLKVMNKIDLLDSAPRIERDGEGRPEVVWLSARDGKGLALLEQALSECLADDIIDFELSLAPEQGKLRAGLHDLGAVRDERFDDQGHTLLEVRLPRRDFLQLMARLGERADDYLPAPLQEKPVWEA encoded by the coding sequence TTGTTTTTTGAACGTCCCGACGCCGGCGAGACGGCGATCCTCGTCCATGTGGACTTCCAGGACGAGCAGGAGCGCGAGGACGCGGGCGAGTTCCTCGAGCTGGTGCGGTCGGCCGGCGCGGTGCCGGCCACCCTGATCACCGGCAGCCGCAAGCGGCCAGACTCGCGCACCTTCGTGGGCTCGGGCAAGCTCGAGGAGCTGCGTGAGGCGAAGGCCGTCCATCAGGCCGAGTTGGTGATCTTCAACCATTCGCTGAGCCCCTCCCAGGAACGCAACCTCGAGCGCGAGCTCAAGTGTCGGGTGATCGACCGCACCGGCCTGATCCTCGACATCTTCGCCCAGCGCGCCCGGACCCACGAGGGCAAGCTCCAGGTGGAGCTGGCGCAGCTCGAGTACATGTCGACCCGGCTCGTGCGCGGCTGGACCCACCTGGAACGCCAGAAGGGCGGCATCGGCCTGCGTGGGCCCGGCGAGACCCAGCTCGAGACCGACCGCCGCCTGCTGCGCGGCCGCATCAAGGCGATCCACAAGCGGCTCGACAAGGTGCGCAGCCAGCGCAGCCAGAACCGTCGGGCCCGCTCCCGGGCGGAGATCCCCAGCGTCTCGCTGGTGGGCTACACCAACGCCGGCAAGTCCACGCTCTTCAACGCCCTGACCTCTGCCGAGGTCTATGCGGCCGACCAGCTCTTCGCTACCCTCGACCCGACGCTGCGACGTCTGGAGATCGAGGACGTCGGACCGGTGGTGCTCGCCGACACGGTGGGATTCATCCGTCACCTGCCCCACAAGCTGGTCGAGGCCTTCCGCGCGACCCTGCAGGAGGCCGCCGAGGCGAGCCTGCTGGTCCATGTCATCGACGCCGCCGACCCCGATCGCGACCTCAACGTGGAGCAGGTCGAGGCGGTTCTCGAGGAGATCGGTGCCGGTGATCTGCCGACGCTCAAGGTGATGAACAAGATCGACCTGCTCGACAGCGCCCCGCGCATCGAGCGCGACGGCGAGGGCCGACCCGAGGTGGTCTGGCTCTCGGCCCGCGACGGCAAGGGGCTCGCGCTGCTGGAGCAGGCGCTCTCCGAGTGCCTGGCCGATGACATCATCGACTTCGAGCTGAGCCTGGCGCCAGAGCAGGGCAAGCTGCGCGCCGGGCTGCACGACCTGGGCGCGGTGCGTGACGAGCGCTTCGACGACCAGGGGCATACCCTGCTGGAGGTGCGCCTGCCGCGGCGCGACTTCCTGCAGCTGATGGCGCGGCTCGGCGAGCGGGCCGACGACTACCTGCCGGCGCCCCTGCAGGAGAAGCCGGTCTGGGAAGCGTAA